One stretch of Ooceraea biroi isolate clonal line C1 chromosome 4, Obir_v5.4, whole genome shotgun sequence DNA includes these proteins:
- the LOC105282532 gene encoding apoptotic protease-activating factor 1 isoform X1, with the protein MDVSHQDILSRLRMNIVQDLNIENGILQQLQSEYILKDDDIKYIYIGATKEERAERLLDLLPKCGACAFDVFHESLKHHYDWLSDEIDKLLGNYEIETNGEIDYYAGPPNVPPLSPLTVTRKEKVEQLKMALRELNPTEYIVLHGMKGFGKSCLAASTLKDIKLVKNLFCNKVYWIKFTCNRLIDEEILIQLNTLYHNVRNLEIQPESFKILEKDALIRFFKHYFNKEENRNALLILDDVSDKKIIETFDFDCKTLVLTADIDILRRKRPKITIQMNDGFTESETLGLFAKVLEMDVNKLPIEAKRIHEECKGMPLLIAMFAAQFEEFKHDMKIQPNRWKYYLDCLRKKDATNKVMREFFQKQETIFDMSIEQLKPDLREHYTTIAVFSEDVNITPKTLEILWGQNIFHVEELMLDLCHKSLAAKKWNKDLKTYVYGVHDLLLCHLRKKLTNDELTQLHKSVIEKYRAHCANDFSKLPDDNYIYSYIGHHLEQAELFSKFRSLYLNFDFIQAKIMYAGLNDLLLDLRKYRQHITLCNKEYEAKVFDLERFLQEQASVIGQHRRKKCLDIIQIAMKHPYDDYVAQTAKHLAMKRQQYVYLYHDNVEHVNMPLTEEISTGIYTSSFTDNPDLILSGNTSGKIILWNCESKQQKVFNGHSDDCFIKKIIVSANGDCFLSLSSNGVIKLFPLSDNEMFDQKHMQVESPRQKQSCWSGFFANFNEQDDSLMEFSVRNEIILDMVFGHRDKCIAACTDKGTIQIWDRYGESIFTLSDIEKKSLTRITFTVQGLLLNVMEESGVVFWYAYSENDYNTTYRYISCYNLQLKNEKVIFLHNVPEYDDSLVIVTEKEAMLLTWTRNMSDENQVYKFNKVVRTSVEDDSVTYVCATRTHDSAYLIVADSAGFINVWNIFNGLIPVATYRSHVTSLDTYWLKEEGYHIICGNDNKLLYRWKLPIVESDKSPRNYLFDAIAKPLDEVDIVVKESHPRNIVALYGEKVKEFEYRENNILSLHLSPDGREIVYVTENHAIMLLNIETDETKLVSQVDKPVKFVKIINIDNTNLVVFGWLDDYFNVWQHSNPMCKIESKGCIAHIHALSNYHVMTITQNGIMTLWRTIMPWRLMSQETGASLPNTHISFTCLSHHNKYLAIIKEPNHLIVYTLYEDAEVMPSMKLRHYYNHGFSHRVTCCDISQNEQYIAVGLQTGLICIIDIKSKTEITKLSFHNNSIAQLSWAPVTIDVPILFSLTNDEMVWWNIALVKNNAKRRSRMGISHSTSTPSLSTSMPSNFRIHIPNSQSVDTGVANLQDGEKSTADVTNVVSDVSRYWRGKIGKNPEIPELLTVVELPPSRNVKVCISPDFDKYVTVDTYGSIYTFKLID; encoded by the exons ATGGATGTGTCACATCAAGACATTCTCAGTCGCTTGAGAATGAACATAGTTCAGGATTTGAATATAGAAAATGGTATCCTACAGCAATTGCAGTCCGAATACATCTTaaaagatgatgatattaaatacatttatattggAGCTACTAAAGAAGAGAGAGCGGAAAGATTAttagatttattgccaaa ATGCGGTGCATGCGCTTTTGATGTCTTTCATGAATCGTTAAAACATCACTATGACTGGCTTAGTGATGAAATAGATAAATTATTGGGCAATTATGAGATAGAGACAAATGGAGAAATAGATTATTATGCTGGACCTCCCAATGTACCACCCCTTTCTCCATTAACGGTTACCAGGAAAGAGAAG GTGGAACAGCTGAAAATGGCTTTACGAGAATTAAATCCTACGGAATACATCGTCTTGCATGGGATGAAAGGATTTGGAAAATCATGCTTAGCTGCGAGCACCCTCAAGGACATCAAATTAGTGAAAAATCTATTCTGC AACAAAGTCTATTGGATTAAATTTACTTGCAATCGTCTAATTGACGAGGAGATATTGATTCAGTTAAACACACTTTATCATAATGTGAGGAACTTGGAGATCCAACCAGAGTCATTTAAAATACTGGAAAAGGATGCTTTGATCCGGTTTTTCAAACATTACTTCAATAAGGAAGAAAATCGCAATGCTCTATTGATTTTAGATGATGTTTCTGACAAAAAGATTATTGAGACTTTTGATTTTGATTGCAAGACTCTAGTTCTTACTGctgatatcgatattttacgTCGAAAGAGACCTAAGATAACAATACAG atgAACGATGGATTTACAGAATCAGAGACACTAGGTTTATTTGCCAAAGTGTTGGAAATGGACGTGAACAAGTTACCTATAGAAGCAAAGAGAATTCACGAAGAATGTAAGGGCATGCCATTACTTATAGCGATGTTTGCTGCTCAATTTGAAGAATTTAAACACGACATGAAAATACAACCCAATAGATGGAAGTATTATCTGGATTGCTTGAGGAAAAAGGATGCGACAAACAA AGTAATGAGAGAGTTCTTCCAAAAACAAGAAACTATTTTTGATATGTCTATTGAACAACTAAAACCAGATTTGAGAGAACATTACACAACTATAGCTGTTTTTAGTGAAGATGTTAACATAACTCCAAAG ACTCTGGAAATCCTCTGGggacaaaatatatttcatgtcGAAGAGTTGATGCTGGATTTGTGCCATAAATCACTCGCAGCAAAGAAATGGAACAAAGACTTAAAGACTTATGTTTACGGTGTACATGATTTATTGCTATGCCATTTGCGGAAAAAGCTAACGAACGATGAACTGACGCAGTTGCACAAGTCTGTCATtgaaaaatatcgcgcgcacTGCGCCAACGATTTCTCAAAGTTACCGGatgataattacatttattcataCATTGGTCATCACTTGGAGCAAGCCGAATTATTCTCCAAATTTCGGTCACTTTACTTAAACTTTGACTTCATTCAAGCTAAAATAATGTATGCTGGTTTAAATGATTTATTGCTGGATCTAAGAAAATACAGACAACACATTACGTTGTGCAACAAAGAATACGAAGCAAAAGTGTTCGATCTGGAAAGGTTCCTTCAAGAGCAAGCAAGCGTGATCGGACAACACAGACGTAAAAAATGCTTAGACATAATACAAATAGCTATGAAACATCCGTATGACGATTACGTCGCGCAGACTGCCAAGCACCTGGCTATGAAGAGACAACAATATGTGTACTTGTACCATGACAACGTCGAGCACGTCAATATGCCATTAACCGAGGAAATATCGACTGGTATCTACACGTCGTCTTTTACGGACAATCCTGATTTAATTTTGAGCGGAAATACATCGGGCAAAATAATCCTGTGGAATTGCGAAAGTAAGCAGCAGAAGGTCTTCAATGGCCACAGCGACGATTGctttatcaaaaagattatCGTGTCCGCGAATGGTGATTGTTTCTTGTCACTGAGCAGCAACGGTGTAATAAAGCTGTTCCCTCTGTCCGATAATGAAATGTTTGATCAAAAACACATGCAAGTGGAAAGTCCACGGCAGAAACAGAGCTGCTGGTCTGGCTTTTTTGCAAACTTTAACGAACAAGATGACAGCTTGATGGAGTTTTCGGTGAggaatgaaattatattggaTATGGTCTTCGGACACAGGGATAAATGTATCGCCGCTTGTACCGACAAAGGAACGATTCAG ATATGGGACCGATATGGAGAAAGTATCTTTACCCTGAGCGatatcgaaaa GAAATCCTTAACGAGAATAACATTTACGGTACAAGGCTTGCTGCTGAACGTAATGGAGGAATCGGGTGTTGTTTTCTGGTACGCGTACAGCGAAAACGACTATAATACTACTTACCGATATATCTCCTGCTACAATCTGCAATTAAAGAACGAAAAGGTAATCTTCCTTCATAACGTACCCGAGTATGATGACTCGTTGGTAATTGTCACCGAGAAAGAAGCTATGTTATTGACATGGACGCGAAACATGTCTGACGAGAATCAAGTGTACAAGTTCAACAAAGTAGTAAGGACTTCCGTTGAGGATGATTCGGTAACTTACGTCTGCGCGACCAGGACTCACGATAGTGCGTACCTAATCGTGGCTGATTCCGCCGGTTTCATAAACGTGTGGAACATTTTCAATGGATTGATACCGGTCGCGACTTACAGAAGTCACGTCACGTCCTTGGATACTTACTGGTTAAAGGAAGAAGGCTATCACATC ATATGTGGAAACGACAATAAATTACTGTACAGGTGGAAACTCCCAATAGTAGAATCGGATAAATCGCCAAG GAATTACTTGTTTGATGCTATTGCTAAACCTCTTGACGAAGTGGACATTGTGGTCAAAGAGAGCCATCCAAGAAATATTGTAGCTCTGTATGGGGAGAAAGTAAAAGAATTTGAATATCGAGAAAACAACATTTTAAGCTTACATCTTTCTCCTGATGGAAGGGAAATAGTGTACGTTACGGAAAATCATGCCATAATGTTGCTTAACATAGAAACCGATGAAACCAAGCTTGTCTCGCAAGTGGATAAGCCAGTTAAATTTgtgaagattataaatatcgacAATACAAATTTAGTAGTGTTTGGATGGCTGGACGATTACTTCAAC GTGTGGCAACATTCTAACCCGATGTGCAAAATCGAAAGTAAAGGATGTATCGCTCATATTCATGCATTGAGCAACTATCATGTAATGACAATAACGCAGAATGGTATAATGACGCTTTGGCGTACTATCATGCCCTGGCGATTAATGAGCCAAGAAACCGGCGCTAGCTTACCAAACACGCATATTTCGTTTACCTGTTTAAGTCACCATAACAAATATTTAGCAATTATAAAAGAACCGAATCACTTAATCGTGTACACTCTCTACGAGGATGCAGAGGTGATGCCGAGTATGAAACTACGACATTATTACAACCACGGTTTCTCACATAGAGTTACTTGTTGCGATATCTCGCAAAATGAGCAATACATCGCCGTCGGTCTTCAGACAGGATTAATTTGT ATTATCGATATCAAAAGTAAGACAGAAATTACTAAACTGTCTTTCCATAATAATTCCATCGCCCAATTGTCCTGGGCGCCTGTTACCATAGATGTTCCGATCTTGTTCTCCCTGACGAACGACGAAATGGTTTGGTGGAACATTGCTTTAGTGAAGAACAACGCGAAGAGGAGGAGCCGAATGGGCATCAGTCACAGTACAAGCACTCCTTCACTCAGCACGAGTATGCCATCGAATTTCCGAATACACATACCCAACAGCCAAAGCGTGGACACGGGTGTGGCCAATTTACAAGACGGTGAGAAATCAACTGCGGACGTTACAAATGTTGTTAGTGACGTAAGTAGATATTGGAGGGGCAAGATAGGCAAGAATCCCGAGATACCGGAGTTATTGACCGTTGTCGAATTGCCGCCGAGTCGAAACGTGAAGGTGTGCATTTCGCCAGATTTTGATAAATACGTCACGGTTGATACTTATGGgtctatttatacatttaagcTGATTGATTAG
- the LOC105282532 gene encoding apoptotic protease-activating factor 1 isoform X2, with the protein MDVSHQDILSRLRMNIVQDLNIENGILQQLQSEYILKDDDIKYIYIGATKEERAERLLDLLPKCGACAFDVFHESLKHHYDWLSDEIDKLLGNYEIETNGEIDYYAGPPNVPPLSPLTVTRKEKLKMALRELNPTEYIVLHGMKGFGKSCLAASTLKDIKLVKNLFCNKVYWIKFTCNRLIDEEILIQLNTLYHNVRNLEIQPESFKILEKDALIRFFKHYFNKEENRNALLILDDVSDKKIIETFDFDCKTLVLTADIDILRRKRPKITIQMNDGFTESETLGLFAKVLEMDVNKLPIEAKRIHEECKGMPLLIAMFAAQFEEFKHDMKIQPNRWKYYLDCLRKKDATNKVMREFFQKQETIFDMSIEQLKPDLREHYTTIAVFSEDVNITPKTLEILWGQNIFHVEELMLDLCHKSLAAKKWNKDLKTYVYGVHDLLLCHLRKKLTNDELTQLHKSVIEKYRAHCANDFSKLPDDNYIYSYIGHHLEQAELFSKFRSLYLNFDFIQAKIMYAGLNDLLLDLRKYRQHITLCNKEYEAKVFDLERFLQEQASVIGQHRRKKCLDIIQIAMKHPYDDYVAQTAKHLAMKRQQYVYLYHDNVEHVNMPLTEEISTGIYTSSFTDNPDLILSGNTSGKIILWNCESKQQKVFNGHSDDCFIKKIIVSANGDCFLSLSSNGVIKLFPLSDNEMFDQKHMQVESPRQKQSCWSGFFANFNEQDDSLMEFSVRNEIILDMVFGHRDKCIAACTDKGTIQIWDRYGESIFTLSDIEKKSLTRITFTVQGLLLNVMEESGVVFWYAYSENDYNTTYRYISCYNLQLKNEKVIFLHNVPEYDDSLVIVTEKEAMLLTWTRNMSDENQVYKFNKVVRTSVEDDSVTYVCATRTHDSAYLIVADSAGFINVWNIFNGLIPVATYRSHVTSLDTYWLKEEGYHIICGNDNKLLYRWKLPIVESDKSPRNYLFDAIAKPLDEVDIVVKESHPRNIVALYGEKVKEFEYRENNILSLHLSPDGREIVYVTENHAIMLLNIETDETKLVSQVDKPVKFVKIINIDNTNLVVFGWLDDYFNVWQHSNPMCKIESKGCIAHIHALSNYHVMTITQNGIMTLWRTIMPWRLMSQETGASLPNTHISFTCLSHHNKYLAIIKEPNHLIVYTLYEDAEVMPSMKLRHYYNHGFSHRVTCCDISQNEQYIAVGLQTGLICIIDIKSKTEITKLSFHNNSIAQLSWAPVTIDVPILFSLTNDEMVWWNIALVKNNAKRRSRMGISHSTSTPSLSTSMPSNFRIHIPNSQSVDTGVANLQDGEKSTADVTNVVSDVSRYWRGKIGKNPEIPELLTVVELPPSRNVKVCISPDFDKYVTVDTYGSIYTFKLID; encoded by the exons ATGGATGTGTCACATCAAGACATTCTCAGTCGCTTGAGAATGAACATAGTTCAGGATTTGAATATAGAAAATGGTATCCTACAGCAATTGCAGTCCGAATACATCTTaaaagatgatgatattaaatacatttatattggAGCTACTAAAGAAGAGAGAGCGGAAAGATTAttagatttattgccaaa ATGCGGTGCATGCGCTTTTGATGTCTTTCATGAATCGTTAAAACATCACTATGACTGGCTTAGTGATGAAATAGATAAATTATTGGGCAATTATGAGATAGAGACAAATGGAGAAATAGATTATTATGCTGGACCTCCCAATGTACCACCCCTTTCTCCATTAACGGTTACCAGGAAAGAGAAG CTGAAAATGGCTTTACGAGAATTAAATCCTACGGAATACATCGTCTTGCATGGGATGAAAGGATTTGGAAAATCATGCTTAGCTGCGAGCACCCTCAAGGACATCAAATTAGTGAAAAATCTATTCTGC AACAAAGTCTATTGGATTAAATTTACTTGCAATCGTCTAATTGACGAGGAGATATTGATTCAGTTAAACACACTTTATCATAATGTGAGGAACTTGGAGATCCAACCAGAGTCATTTAAAATACTGGAAAAGGATGCTTTGATCCGGTTTTTCAAACATTACTTCAATAAGGAAGAAAATCGCAATGCTCTATTGATTTTAGATGATGTTTCTGACAAAAAGATTATTGAGACTTTTGATTTTGATTGCAAGACTCTAGTTCTTACTGctgatatcgatattttacgTCGAAAGAGACCTAAGATAACAATACAG atgAACGATGGATTTACAGAATCAGAGACACTAGGTTTATTTGCCAAAGTGTTGGAAATGGACGTGAACAAGTTACCTATAGAAGCAAAGAGAATTCACGAAGAATGTAAGGGCATGCCATTACTTATAGCGATGTTTGCTGCTCAATTTGAAGAATTTAAACACGACATGAAAATACAACCCAATAGATGGAAGTATTATCTGGATTGCTTGAGGAAAAAGGATGCGACAAACAA AGTAATGAGAGAGTTCTTCCAAAAACAAGAAACTATTTTTGATATGTCTATTGAACAACTAAAACCAGATTTGAGAGAACATTACACAACTATAGCTGTTTTTAGTGAAGATGTTAACATAACTCCAAAG ACTCTGGAAATCCTCTGGggacaaaatatatttcatgtcGAAGAGTTGATGCTGGATTTGTGCCATAAATCACTCGCAGCAAAGAAATGGAACAAAGACTTAAAGACTTATGTTTACGGTGTACATGATTTATTGCTATGCCATTTGCGGAAAAAGCTAACGAACGATGAACTGACGCAGTTGCACAAGTCTGTCATtgaaaaatatcgcgcgcacTGCGCCAACGATTTCTCAAAGTTACCGGatgataattacatttattcataCATTGGTCATCACTTGGAGCAAGCCGAATTATTCTCCAAATTTCGGTCACTTTACTTAAACTTTGACTTCATTCAAGCTAAAATAATGTATGCTGGTTTAAATGATTTATTGCTGGATCTAAGAAAATACAGACAACACATTACGTTGTGCAACAAAGAATACGAAGCAAAAGTGTTCGATCTGGAAAGGTTCCTTCAAGAGCAAGCAAGCGTGATCGGACAACACAGACGTAAAAAATGCTTAGACATAATACAAATAGCTATGAAACATCCGTATGACGATTACGTCGCGCAGACTGCCAAGCACCTGGCTATGAAGAGACAACAATATGTGTACTTGTACCATGACAACGTCGAGCACGTCAATATGCCATTAACCGAGGAAATATCGACTGGTATCTACACGTCGTCTTTTACGGACAATCCTGATTTAATTTTGAGCGGAAATACATCGGGCAAAATAATCCTGTGGAATTGCGAAAGTAAGCAGCAGAAGGTCTTCAATGGCCACAGCGACGATTGctttatcaaaaagattatCGTGTCCGCGAATGGTGATTGTTTCTTGTCACTGAGCAGCAACGGTGTAATAAAGCTGTTCCCTCTGTCCGATAATGAAATGTTTGATCAAAAACACATGCAAGTGGAAAGTCCACGGCAGAAACAGAGCTGCTGGTCTGGCTTTTTTGCAAACTTTAACGAACAAGATGACAGCTTGATGGAGTTTTCGGTGAggaatgaaattatattggaTATGGTCTTCGGACACAGGGATAAATGTATCGCCGCTTGTACCGACAAAGGAACGATTCAG ATATGGGACCGATATGGAGAAAGTATCTTTACCCTGAGCGatatcgaaaa GAAATCCTTAACGAGAATAACATTTACGGTACAAGGCTTGCTGCTGAACGTAATGGAGGAATCGGGTGTTGTTTTCTGGTACGCGTACAGCGAAAACGACTATAATACTACTTACCGATATATCTCCTGCTACAATCTGCAATTAAAGAACGAAAAGGTAATCTTCCTTCATAACGTACCCGAGTATGATGACTCGTTGGTAATTGTCACCGAGAAAGAAGCTATGTTATTGACATGGACGCGAAACATGTCTGACGAGAATCAAGTGTACAAGTTCAACAAAGTAGTAAGGACTTCCGTTGAGGATGATTCGGTAACTTACGTCTGCGCGACCAGGACTCACGATAGTGCGTACCTAATCGTGGCTGATTCCGCCGGTTTCATAAACGTGTGGAACATTTTCAATGGATTGATACCGGTCGCGACTTACAGAAGTCACGTCACGTCCTTGGATACTTACTGGTTAAAGGAAGAAGGCTATCACATC ATATGTGGAAACGACAATAAATTACTGTACAGGTGGAAACTCCCAATAGTAGAATCGGATAAATCGCCAAG GAATTACTTGTTTGATGCTATTGCTAAACCTCTTGACGAAGTGGACATTGTGGTCAAAGAGAGCCATCCAAGAAATATTGTAGCTCTGTATGGGGAGAAAGTAAAAGAATTTGAATATCGAGAAAACAACATTTTAAGCTTACATCTTTCTCCTGATGGAAGGGAAATAGTGTACGTTACGGAAAATCATGCCATAATGTTGCTTAACATAGAAACCGATGAAACCAAGCTTGTCTCGCAAGTGGATAAGCCAGTTAAATTTgtgaagattataaatatcgacAATACAAATTTAGTAGTGTTTGGATGGCTGGACGATTACTTCAAC GTGTGGCAACATTCTAACCCGATGTGCAAAATCGAAAGTAAAGGATGTATCGCTCATATTCATGCATTGAGCAACTATCATGTAATGACAATAACGCAGAATGGTATAATGACGCTTTGGCGTACTATCATGCCCTGGCGATTAATGAGCCAAGAAACCGGCGCTAGCTTACCAAACACGCATATTTCGTTTACCTGTTTAAGTCACCATAACAAATATTTAGCAATTATAAAAGAACCGAATCACTTAATCGTGTACACTCTCTACGAGGATGCAGAGGTGATGCCGAGTATGAAACTACGACATTATTACAACCACGGTTTCTCACATAGAGTTACTTGTTGCGATATCTCGCAAAATGAGCAATACATCGCCGTCGGTCTTCAGACAGGATTAATTTGT ATTATCGATATCAAAAGTAAGACAGAAATTACTAAACTGTCTTTCCATAATAATTCCATCGCCCAATTGTCCTGGGCGCCTGTTACCATAGATGTTCCGATCTTGTTCTCCCTGACGAACGACGAAATGGTTTGGTGGAACATTGCTTTAGTGAAGAACAACGCGAAGAGGAGGAGCCGAATGGGCATCAGTCACAGTACAAGCACTCCTTCACTCAGCACGAGTATGCCATCGAATTTCCGAATACACATACCCAACAGCCAAAGCGTGGACACGGGTGTGGCCAATTTACAAGACGGTGAGAAATCAACTGCGGACGTTACAAATGTTGTTAGTGACGTAAGTAGATATTGGAGGGGCAAGATAGGCAAGAATCCCGAGATACCGGAGTTATTGACCGTTGTCGAATTGCCGCCGAGTCGAAACGTGAAGGTGTGCATTTCGCCAGATTTTGATAAATACGTCACGGTTGATACTTATGGgtctatttatacatttaagcTGATTGATTAG